In Rutidosis leptorrhynchoides isolate AG116_Rl617_1_P2 chromosome 6, CSIRO_AGI_Rlap_v1, whole genome shotgun sequence, the DNA window TGACACTTAACGGAGAAAATTAACATATGTTGCATGGAGAATATTGCAAGATTTTCAAACCACGATGACTATTCTTGAAAGGAAAAAACTTTAGTGGCTAAACTTGCAAGATTGTACAAACCACAGTGACCGTCCATGTAGTTTTGTCTTTTTTTAACTTACATCTATTgcatatttttgttttttatagTACCCATCATAACAGTCTGAAGTATAATAGCAGTATGTACTTTTTTTTACGAAAAACGAAACCACGAACTTTCATCAATCGATCGATGAAAAGATGATAAAATGACACAAAAAACAATGTCGAAACGCTTCACAACTAGACAACGAAACAAAACAAGAACCTAACCAAAAGCGGGCCGAATCGAGCACGCAAAACAAACAAGAAATTACAATGAAAACTACACATCTAGAAGCCGACAAAACATAAACGGGCAATCGAAGCTTAATAACAGCAAAGATATAATCAAAAGTGGACACAACAAAACACCAAGATATAACCAACTTAATTTCGACCATTCTTAGCGGCATCCGAAGCTTTCTTTCCTCTGGCCACCTGCCTAGAAACCATACCATCCACCTTTTTATAGGAAACGGCTTTTCTCGAGCGAGACTAAAAAGAGTACTCCTTGGGGGAACCAAAAGAAGTGACACCaaccatccaggcatagcctgggtggccaccaggacttccaatgaagcaagaggtcacgggttcgattcccttcaaggcaaaTACCTTGGGGCGAGCTCCATTTAGTGATTGATTGACTAGAGAATGCTttgcctggtagcggtggaggcctggcttgccgtttacccggggtttaccaactagaggggagccattatggttcgtcgctagggggttcctcgtaaaaaaaaaaaaaaaaaaaaaaaaaaaaaaaaaagaagtgacACCCGAAGAACCTGTGAGTTCTCCTTCAACCGGAGAATTATCCCAGAAAACCTCGCCCAACACCCAAAATACCCCATTCAGCTTCTCACCATTCTGAATTATTTTAATCATTTACATTGGTTCTGAATTATATTTCTCATTTCCCTGTAGCTTTACTAAAATTACATTCGTTACCCAATAAATAtagatttattatttattatatatattttgctcCCAGAATGGGCTTTAATAAACTTATTAACAGCCATATTTATAAACTCTGCAAGTGATCaaccaaaaaaattaagcatatAGCGTTGCTGCAATTTGCATAGAAGTCGTCATAAACAACCTTCTCGGTTGAATAACTAAAACACATCATCCAGATTAACATGTTTCTACTTGACTGCATCATTCAAGTACCGGATAGAAAACACACCAAATTATACAGACAGCGTCAAATAAAACTTGACTGCCATAGTTATTCAGAAGGTTCTGCATCCACCTAATTTTGTTGGCAAGTTCCTCCAGGTCAATTATGGTCCAGTTTATTTTCATGCTTTATGTTTAAGAAGCGTTGAGAGGTGAACCAAGAGAAATCGAATCCTGATCCATGCCTAAAACAGGTACAGTTACAAACTTACAATCAAACATATCTAAAATTGGCATGCAATATTTAGAGATAAAACTGTTTATTAGCATGGGCTCGTTAGACCTAAAGTTACATTACGTACATGTAATAAGCAATTCCTCCTTTCTAAGGGCGTACAAACAACAATTGATCACATGCTTCAAAAATATTCAGAAAAAAACTTTAAAGGTACGAAGAATAAGAGAGCTTTTTTTAGATAAGAGAATAAGATAAAACTTGTTGAAAAGAAGCGTGATAACTATAAAACTAACAACTACAAGCATTGCCTTTCAAGTTAAATGATAAGAAACTAATcaaccgtcgtaatattttaaataatTTACTTGCAAGAGGTCTCAAGTTCAAATCTTGTGGTGGCCAGGGTaaggttggaaacagccagggagtaatcATGTTGGGCCGTGTGTCCAGTAGAGTATGAGGTTGGATTACTCGCCTCCAGGTAACCCGAACATTGAGGAACCTTATAAACGTTTTACTACCAGTTAGCAGCCATttcttaaaatataaattaaaacaacCAACAAAATGGAAAGACAAATTATATAAGAATTACAAGTGTTAGCCTACAAAAATAGTTTACCTTGCTTTGATGGAAAAATAAGCCGTGCAGGCGTGCACCACATGAGTCTTACCATTCTGCATGTAAGAATTCAACTTAGATAAGAACAAGGCTATACTAACAAAAGACTACAATAAGAAGACGTGAATTGTTAAAAATGGAGAGAGAAAGGCACCACAGTAGGCAATGACCAGTCTTTTCTTTGGGACCACACTAAGTTCGGCCGTAAATCCTTACATAATGCTTCATGTGTCTCGTCGTCTTTCCGTTCTCCAGCTGGAGGCATTGGCAACTCAATCTACAAATGGTGGAAATGTGAATACAAATCAAAAAAAGGCACAACAATTGTTGCAAGAAACTACAATATCTGTTCCATATAAGTAGTGCTGCAGAACTCAAAATTCCTAATTACTCAACGAGTACTCGGTTTTTGCAACTCACGGATTACTCGGCTAAAACTCGGAATTACTCGAAAAATCGAACAAAACTCCGGATTACTCGGGAAATCGGACAAATTTTGGTCAAAACTCGGTCAAAATAGGTCGAAGTCAAAAATTTTCTACATCCGAGTACTCTTTGAGTTTTCGATGCCGAGTACTCCGTAAAAAGTCGCGACTGTGTACTCCCGGGttgcgatttttgcaaccttgcaaATGAGTGATAAACGAGCTTACTCTTCCTTCGTTGCCTACCTTATGTTGCATAAATCATAGTTATTTTTCtatgtattcatataatatttATGGGACAAAGTACATGAGCGTACTAGGTGAGGTTCAATAATACTATTACAGTACTCACAAGGCTAAATAGATCCTTATATGTTCCCTTGTATTGTTTGGTGCGGCTTTAGTTCTTTTCTTTGTCTTAGCGGTTTACGTTTGTCTTTTCGTAAGCTTTTTTGTTACCTTGTATCGTTTAGTACTTTAGTTGTTTGTTTTGGGTTTCCTAGTTTTAGGTAAGTTTGCTTGTGGTTGTTTTGTTTAGATGTATGTGGCTTTCATCTTTGTGATGAATTCCTTGGTAATAAAAGttgttcgtttttttttttttttgccaaaaaaaatgaTTCCTTATTTAGGCAATCATAAAAGATAACAAATATTTCAAACTCCAAGTTAAATAAATCTGAGTGACAATGAAATCTAACTATATTTATGCAGGTATCAGCAACTAAATCATTATGTAACCTTCAATCTGCCTACCAATGTTATCTATTTGACAAGTTTACCCCTCCGGTAAGATTGCCTCAATTTAAGAGCATAGTTATTAAAACTTACTCAATAGACTTGCTGTCATTTTATCTAGGTGATAAAAAAATAGCCATGACAGTATCAGGAACAACCAAACAAAGGATGATAAATGGTATGTGTATTTAAATATTTATGAAAAAACAATAATGGTTTTAGAAGTTAGAATGAAAACAATGAATGAGGCCCTAACTTGAAGTACAATAAAGAACATGGGATCACCACCACCGATGCTTGAATTGAGTGGTATAGGAGTGAGATCCAACTTGGGGTACTGCCAACCTAGATTAGATTCTCACTCTAAGCAGGGAGTTTCCAAAATTTGATGGTCCAAAATTTAATGGTACTGCCAACATTAATGCGTTTTGGGAAGGCCTATGGGGTTTTCCCAAcattcgatggtactgccaacatcgtcaagaattgggtttcctcctaacgcgtgtgtaGGTGACAAATggagagcattcgatgtcgatatcgccgttcaaaaaaaaaaatgggATCGTGAATTCATTTGTTTGAGATGACATTTTGAGAACAAAGGAAGTACATGACTCCCATTTAGTAAAAGAGTAGCAAGTAGAAAAGTATGTTAAAAAAAAGTTATTAAATAACGTATGGGAGAG includes these proteins:
- the LOC139852068 gene encoding uncharacterized protein isoform X3, coding for MLRPHYPLIYKRDEMPDANSISEVCVVIDDDDDDTWKAGDMVDWNSDGAYWSTRVTEVLTDDKVKIELPMPPAGERKDDETHEALCKDLRPNLVWSQRKDWSLPTVNGKTHVVHACTAYFSIKARHGSGFDFSWFTSQRFLNIKHENKLDHN
- the LOC139852068 gene encoding uncharacterized protein isoform X2, with protein sequence MLRPHYPLIYKRDEMPDANSISEVCVVIDDDDDDTWKAGDMVDWNSDGAYWSTRVTEVLTDDKVKIELPMPPAGERKDDETHEALCKDLRPNLVWSQRKDWSLPTVNGKTHVVHACTAYFSIKARFLNVRVTWRRVIQPHTLLDTRPNMITPWLFPTLPWPPQDLNLRPLASMDQDSISLGSPLNAS
- the LOC139852068 gene encoding uncharacterized protein isoform X1, translated to MLRPHYPLIYKRDEMPDANSISEVCVVIDDDDDDTWKAGDMVDWNSDGAYWSTRVTEVLTDDKVKIELPMPPAGERKDDETHEALCKDLRPNLVWSQRKDWSLPTVNGKTHVVHACTAYFSIKARFLNVRVTWRRVIQPHTLLDTRPNMITPWLFPTLPWPPQDLNLRPLASKLFKILRRLISFLSFNLKGNACSC